CGAGCTTGCGATAGGCCTTCTTGAGTTCGTCTTGCGACGCCCCCTTGGCCACGCCCAGCAGCTCGTAAAAATCTTCCTTCGCCACGGCCGACTCCGTCGAGCGTCAGGCGGGCGCCCGGAAAGGCGCCCGCCTTCTAAGCTCAGTTCTTCTTGTTCTTGTCGGACACGTCTTCGAACGTCGCGTCGACGACCTTTTCGTCCTTCGGCGCGTCGCCCTTGGGCGCTTCGGCCGACGGACCGGCATCGGCGCCGCCCGCGGCGGCTTCGGCCTGCGACGCCTTGTACATGGCTTCGCCCAGCTTCATCGACGCTTGGGTCAGCGCGTCGGTCTTGGCCTTGATCGCCTCGACGTCGTCGCCGTCCTTGACGCCCTTCAGGTCGGCGATGGCTTGCTCGATCACGGCCTTATCGGCCCCGATCTTGTCGCCATGCTCCTTCAGGTTCTTTTCGACGTCGTGGATCATGCCTTCGGCGCGGTTCTTCGCCTCGACCAGATCGCGGCGCTTCTTGTCCTCGGCGGCGTTCGCCTCGGCGTCCTTCACCATCTTCTGGATTTCGGCGTCGGACAGGCCGCCCGAGGCTTGGATGCGGATCTGCTGCTCCTTGCCCGTGCCCTTATCCTTGGCCGAAACCTGGACGATGCCGTTGGCGTCGATGTCGAACGTCACTTCGATCTGCGGCACGCCGCGCGGGGCGGGCGGCAGACCGACGAGGTCGAACTGGCCGAGCATCTTGTTGTCGGCGGCCATCTCGCGCTCGCCCTGGAAGACGCGGATCGTCACGGCCGATTGCGAATCCTCGGCCGTCGAGAAGACCTGCGACTTGCGGGTCGGGATCGTGGTGTTGCGGTCGATCAGGCGCGTGAACACGCCGCCGAGCGTTTCGATGCCCAGCGACAGCGGCGTCACGTCGAGCAACAGCACGTCCTTGACGTCGCCCTTCAACACGCCGGCCTGAATGGCGGCACCGATCGCGACCACTTCGTCGGGGTTGACGCCGCGATGCGGCTCGCGCCCGAAGAACTGCTTCACGGTCTCGATGACCTTGGGCATGCGCGTCATGCCGCCGACCAGCACGACCTCGTCGATTTCGCTGGCCTTGAGGCCGGCGTCCTTGAGGGCCGCACGGCACGGCTCGATCGTGCGCTGGATCAGCGCATCGACCAGGCTTTCGAGCTTGGCGCGCGTCAGCTTGATGTTGAGATGCTTCGGGCCCGAGGCGTCCGCCGTGATGAAGGGCAGGTTCACTTCGGTCTGCACCGCCGACGACAGCTCGATCTTCGCCTTCTCGGCGGCTTCCTTCAGCCGCTGCAAGGCAAGCTTGTCGGCGCGCAGGTCGATGCCCTGCTCCTTTTTGAACTCGGCCGCCAGATAGGTGATGATCTCGTTGTCGAAATCTTCGCCGCCCAGGAACGTGTCGCCGTTCGTGGACTTCACTTCGAACACGCCGTCGCCGATTTCCAGCACCGACACGTCGAACGTGCCGCCGCCCAAATCGTAGACCGCGATCGTGCCGGCCTTCTTCTTCTCAAGGCCATAGGCCAACGCGGCCGCCGTCGGCTCGTTGATGATGCGCAGAACTTCGAGACCCGCGATCTTGCCGGCGTCCTTCGTGGCTTGGCGCTGGGAGTCGTTGAAATAGGCGGGGACGGTGATCACGGCTTGCGTGACCGTTTCGCCCAGATACGCCTCGGCCGTCTCCTTCATCTTCATCAGCGTGAAGGCGGAGATCTGCGAGGGCGAATACTTCTTGCCCTTCGAATCGACCCACGCGTCGCCGTTGTCGGCCTTGACGATCTTGTAGGGCACGAGGCCCACATCCTTCGAGACCATCGGGTCTTCGAAGCGGCGGCCGATCAGACGCTTGATCGCGTAGAACGTGTCCGAAGGATTGGTGACCGCCTGGCGCTTGGCGGGCTGGCCGACCAGACGCTCGCCGGAATCGGCGAAGGCGACGATCGACGGCGTGGTGTTCGCCCCCTCGGCGTTGGGGATGACCTTCGGCGTGCTGCCTTCCATCACGGCGACGCAGGAATTGGTCGTGCCGAGGTCGATGCCGATAACTTTGCTCATGTCCGTCCTCTTATGCGGCGGTCCAGGTCGCCGGCCCTCTTGCGCGAGGCACCGGCAGGTCGGACCCCATTGGGGTAACTCGATGCGTCTTCCGGGGTGAAATCCAAGGGATTCGGGCCCTCCCACCCCCGGCGCGCATCGCCACTTCCGGGAAGACCCTACCGTTGCCAGCGATATAGGCGGATCGCGCGTTTCCCGCAACCGGCCGCGGCGTTTTGCGCAGTTTTTGTGGCGCGGGCCCGACTCGACCGAAAATCATGCTGTGGAATTGACTCCAAACGCCGTTCGTATTATATAAGCCGTGAGGAACATCTCGTCTTCGTGATTTACGTCCCTTTCGCCAGAACGGCGGGGAGCGACGGCGGGACCCTCAGAACTTCGAGAAGCGAGGTTCGTGTCATGAGTACCGTTCAGAGTATCGCCAGCACCGCCCCGATCGCCGCGTTCGCGGAACCCCGCGTCGCCCAAACCGCGCCGGCACAGAGCCCAGCGCCGGCGCAGACCCGTGCGGAATCGCAAGGCCGCTCGACCGTGGCCGACCAGGTGCAGATCAACGCGCTGGAAGCGCGCGACGCCGCGCGCGAACGCGCCAAGGAAACCAAGGCCGCCGCCGAACAGCCGGCGAAATACGCCAGCAAGGTCGGCTTGGTCGACGGCACCCTCGACGCCTTCGTCGATATCGTGGACGCCCGTTTCCAGCGCAAAATCGCGCGGATTTTCGGGCCGTCGGAGGCACCCGCACCGGCCGCCGACGTGCCGCCCGCCGCGGTCAGCAAGGCCTATGAACACGCGGCCGAAACCGCGTCGGGCAATCTGCGCCAAAGCGCCTGAATCACTCGGCGTCGACGAGCAGATCGGCGAGACGTTCGAAACTTTCGACCCAGCCTTGGCGGGCCATATCGCGCTCGGCCAGCAGATTGGGATGCTTGGCCGCCAGTAGCGGGCGCACGGCTTGATGGACCGTGAGCTTGGCGCGATGGCCGGCATCCTCGAACGCGACGGTCGTCAGGAAGGTCGCGTCGAGCGGCCAATCCTCGTACATCGGATGCGCGGCGGGGGCGCCCTTTTCGTCGGTGAACCATAGCGCGAAGACCAGGCGATCGGGCTCCTGCACCTCGCGGAACCGGCCTTTCAGCCAGATTTCGCGCCCGTCGTCGTAGCGCATGCACAGCCGCAGCAACCCGCCGGGGCGCGGCTCCAGATCGCAGACCGGCATATCGGTGCGCGCCGGGCCGAACCAGCGGATGAAGTGCCGCGGCTCGGTCCACCAGCGGAATAGCCGGTGCGGCGGCGCGTCGAATTCGCGCGTCACCGATATCGCGGCTGCGTTGGCGTCCCGTTTGGACATCGAGTCCCCTTGGATTCCCGCAAATCTGCGGCCCCAAAGGGAATGCGTCAACTGATAGCGGTTAGGCCTGCGTATCGACCGTCGCACCGGGGGCGGCGGGCGCCCCCTTGGCGACCGTGACCATCGCTTCGCGCAACAAGCGGCCGTTGAGCGTGTAACCGGCCTGGAAGACCTGCGCGACCGTGCCGGGGGCCGCCGTCGGGTGATCGACCTGGGCGACCACCTGATGGAAATTCGGATCGGCCGGCTTGCCGACGGGGTCGAGCTTCACCACGCCGAATTTCTCGAAAGCGCTCAGCAACTCGCGCTCGGTCAACTCCACGCCCTCGACCAGCTTGCCAAGGACGGGATCGGCGGCTTTCGCGTCGGCCGATACGGTATCGAGCGCGCGGCGCAGATTATCCGCGACCGCCAGCAACGCCTTGGCGAAACCCGAGACCGCGTATTTCTCGCGCTCGACGATTTCGCGCTCGGCGCGCTTCTTGACGTTCTCGGCATCGGCCATCGCGCGCAACGCGCCGTCCTTGACGCGCGCAAGCTCCGCCTCGGCCGCTTCGGCGCGCGCCAGCGCTTCCGCCAACGGATCGGCGGCTTCCGGCGTTTCGGCCGTCTGCGGCGGGATTTCTTCGGGCGTGGGCTGTTGCGGATCGGTCATGGCGCTGCTTCGGTGAACTGAAGGACCGGGGGGATTTGGGGGAAAAATCCGCCCGGCGCAAGTGTGAATTCAGCCGACGAGGCGCCCGACGATCTTGGCCGTGTAGTCGACCGTGGGAATAATCCGCGCGTAATTGAGGCGGGTCGGCCCGATCACGCCGATGGCGCCGACGATGCGCGCGCGCGAATCCGTATAGGGCGCGATGACGGTCGAACAGCCCGACAAACCGAACAATTCGTTCTGCGCGCCGATGAAGATCTGCACGCCCTGCGCTTGCTGCGCTTGATCGAGGATCTTCGCCAGCGATTCGTGCTGCTCCAGCGCTTCGAACAAGCGGCGGATACGCTCCAAATCTTCCATCGCGTGCACATCGGCCAGCAGCTTCGACTGGCCGCGCACGATCAAATACGCGTCTTGCGCGGGCTTGCCGTCGTCCGACGACCACACCGCGAGGCCTTCCGCCGCGACTTTGCGCGAAAGCTCGTCCAGCGCCGCGCGCTCGGCTTCGAGCTGCTCGACGATTTCCGCGCGCGCTTCGGCCAGCGTGCGGCCGACGATGCGCGCGTTGAGGAAATTGCCCGCTTGCGACAATTGCGCGGGCGTCAAGCCGATCGGCGTTTCGATGATGCGGTTTTCGACCAGGCCCGAGCCTTGGACGAGTACGACCAGCGTGCGGCCCGGCGCCAACGACACGAACTCGATATGCTTGAGCGGCGATTCCGCCTTGGGCGCGATGACGAGCCCCGCCCCCTGCCCCAGCCCCGCCAGCATTTGCGAGGCTTGCTCGAGCACTTGGGCGGGGGCGCGGCCGGTGGCGGCGCATTGCACTTCGATATTGTCGCGCTCTTCGCTCGACAAGCGGCCGACTTCCAGCAGCCCGTCGACGAACCAGCGCAAGCCCACATCGGTCGGCAAGCGCCCGGCCGAGGTATGCGGCGAATAGAGCAGGCCCAGATCCTGAAGATCGGCCATGACGTTGCGGATCGTCGCGGGCGACAGGCGTTCGGCCAATTGGCGCGACAGCGTGCGCGAGCCGACCGGCTCGCCCGTCTCGACATAGGCTTCGACGACGCGGCGGAACACGTCGCGCGAGCGCTCGTCCAGGGCCCGAATGGCGGAATCGGCGGCTTTCGCCGACAACACGGCGGGACCGGCCGTTTCGGCGGCCGTCGTCGGCGTCTTACGCTCGAAAGGAACGACGGGGGTGCTGCGCATACCGAAAACGTTAGGCGTCGCATACGGGGGCGTCAAGGTGCGGGATTGGCCTCAGCCAGCCATTGCGACCCAGTTCCGAAGCGCGCAGCGCGGCGATGGCGGCCAAGTCATCGGGGATGTTTGTTCGTAAATCACTCTGAAATTATTGCCCCGCTGAACGAAGCCGACAAAAGTTTCATAGTCATTTCCGATATAGGCGCCACGCCAAAAAATCCGAAGCCGCGCGCTTTGCGTGGCATCCCACATGATGCCCTGCTGCCAGGGATATTGAACGACATCGACGGCAACGAACGTGGCGCTAGGGTGATAGCACTTGATGATCAGTTCGGCTGATTCGGCGATGCTCTGGGGTGGAACGATGATCGGCGTCGCTTGACCAGCCTGGGGGCGGCCCCGTGATGGCGCCGTCAAGCCGCGTGCGAGATCGGCAAAGCACATCAAGTTCGCCGGGCTGAGTTGACCCGAAACAAGAGCGGTCACGGCGCATACTACCGTTTGCGCATCTGGGCCTCGACGATCCTGAGCGTTTACGGACTCAACGAATCCGATGATCAAAGCGAGACTAGCTAACAAAAACCGCATACGAAGGTTATATTTGAAACTCGGAATTCCGCCAAGATCGACGAGAGCAATTCGATGGATGATGGCCCAATGAGTCCCAACGAAAAGCAACAGCGTCTGATCGAAGAAGTTCGACGCGGGATCGACGCCATCAAACGTGGCGAATACGACGCCATAGAAGCCAAGGATATTAGTGCCTATATCGCGAAGCTCGCCCCCAAAAGCCGCAAAACGAAATAGGTCCGGCGGGCGCATGCCCACCCTGGACCGACCGGGCGCTCTCCCCTATGGTCGCGGCCGAAATTCCATCCGTCGAAAGAGTAGGCCCATGCGCCCCTCCGGCCGCAAAAACGATCAACTTCGAGACGTCAGTCTCGAGCCCGGCTTCACCAAACACGCCGAGGGCTCGTGCCTGATCCGCTTCGGCGACACGCATGTGCTGTGCACCGCCTCGGTCGACGAAAAGGTCCCGCCCTTCCTGCGCAATTCGGGGTCGGGCTGGGTGACGGCCGAATACGGCATGCTGCCGCGCTCCACCCACACGCGCACCGACCGCGAAGCCGCCAAGGGCAAGCAATCGGGCCGCACACAGGAGATCCAGCGCTTGATCGGCCGCTCGTTGCGCTCGGTGCTCGACGCGAAGGCTTTGGGCGAACGCCAGATCAAGATCGATTGCGACGTGCTGCAGGCCGACGGGGGCACACGCACCGCGTCGATCACCGGCGCCTGGGTGGCGCTCCACCAAGCGCTGACCAAGCTGGTCGTCGCCAAGACGATTCCAGCCGTGCCGCTGCGCGACCATGTCGCGGCGATTTCCTGCGGTATTTCCAACGGCACGGCCGTGCTCGATCTCGATTACGTCGAGGATTCGGCCTGCGAGGTCGACGCGAATTTCGTGCTGACCGGTTCGCAAGCCATCGTCGAAGTTCAGGGCACGGCGGAGCGCGATCCCTTCGCCAAGGATCAATTGCTGGCGATGCTGGGCCTCGCCGAGAAGGGCATCGGCGAACTCGTCGCGTTGCAGAAGAAGGCGATCGCCGCATGGGCCGTCGCCAACTAACCGAGCCCACGCTCGTCATCGCGACCCACAACAAGGGCAAGCTGGTCGAGATCGCCGACCTGATGCGGCCCTTCGGCGTGGCGTGCGTATCGGCGGGCGACAAGGGCGTGCCGGAGCCCGAGGAAACGGGCACGACCTTCGAAGCGAACGCGGAGCTGAAAGCGCTGCATTCGGCGCGCGCCACCGGCTTGCCCGCCCTCGCCGACGATTCCGGCCTGTGCGTCGCCGCGTTGAACGGCGATCCCGGGCTCTATTCGGCGCGCTGGGCCGGGCCCGCGCGGGATTTCGGCTTCGCCATGCGTAAAGTCGAAGAGGCGCTGGCCGCAAAAAACGCGAAGGACCGGAGTGCCTTCTTCGTCGCATGCCTCACGCTCGCCTGGCCGGACGGGCATTGCGAGACGTTTCGCGGCGAGGTGCACGGCCATGTCGTTTGGCCGCCGCGCGGGGACAACGGATTCGGCTACGACCCGATGTTCGTGGCGGAGAACGAGACGATCACCTTCGGCGAGATGGATCCCGCGCGCAAACATGGGATGAGCCATCGCGCGCGCGCCTTCGCCGAACTGGTGGCGGGCTGCTTCGCCGGACGGCGCGGATGAACGAGATCGGCCCGCCCGCCGAGTTCGCCGTTTACGTCCACTGGCCCTTCTGCAAATCGAAGTGCCCGTATTGCGATTTCAATTCGCATGTCCGCGAGACGATCGACGAGGCGGCGTGGGAACAAGCGCTGCTGGCCGAGCTCGACTACTACGCCGCCCTCACGCCCAACCGCACGATCACGTCGATCTTTTTCGGCGGCGGCACGCCGTCCTTGATGGCGCCGCGCACGGCCGCCGCCGTGCTCGACCGCATCGCGACGCGCTGGCGCATCGCCGACGAGCCGGAAATCACGCTCGAAGCCAATCCCAATTCGGCCGAGGCCGAACGCTTCGCCGGGTTCAAAGCGGCGGGTGTGGAGCGCCTGTCGATCGGCGTGCAGGCGCTGGACGACAAGGCGCTGAAATTCTTGGGGCGCGGCCACGACGTGCGCGAAGCGCGCCACGCGATCGATCGCGCGGCGGCGTTGTTCGATCGCTTCTCCTTCGATCTGATCTATGCGCGGCCCGATCAGAACGAAAACGATTGGCGCCAGGAATTGAAAGCCGCGTTGGCGCTGGGGCCGTCGCATCTGTCGGTCTATCAGCTCACGCTGGAAGCGGGCACGCGCTTCCAGCAAATGGCCGCGCGCAGCGAGTTGGTGCTGCCGTCGGAAGATCGCCAGGAAGCGTTGTTCGACGCCACGCAAGCCGCGCTGAACGACGCCGGCTTACCCGCCTACGAAGTGTCGAACCACGCCAAGCCGGGGCATGAGTCGCGGCATAACCGCGTCTATTGGCGCTACGACGACTATGTCGGCGTGGGCCCCGGTGCGCATGGCCGCATCACGGTTGAGGGCGTCAAACGCGCGACGCGCCAAGAAAAAGCGCCAGAGACGTGGCTGAAACAAGTCGCCGAGCGCGGCCACGGCACGGCGGAAGACACACCGCTCGCGCCCGCCGATCAGGCCGACGAAGCGTTGATGATGGGCTTGCGGCTGGTCGAAGGGATCGATT
The DNA window shown above is from Alphaproteobacteria bacterium and carries:
- the dnaK gene encoding molecular chaperone DnaK; translation: MSKVIGIDLGTTNSCVAVMEGSTPKVIPNAEGANTTPSIVAFADSGERLVGQPAKRQAVTNPSDTFYAIKRLIGRRFEDPMVSKDVGLVPYKIVKADNGDAWVDSKGKKYSPSQISAFTLMKMKETAEAYLGETVTQAVITVPAYFNDSQRQATKDAGKIAGLEVLRIINEPTAAALAYGLEKKKAGTIAVYDLGGGTFDVSVLEIGDGVFEVKSTNGDTFLGGEDFDNEIITYLAAEFKKEQGIDLRADKLALQRLKEAAEKAKIELSSAVQTEVNLPFITADASGPKHLNIKLTRAKLESLVDALIQRTIEPCRAALKDAGLKASEIDEVVLVGGMTRMPKVIETVKQFFGREPHRGVNPDEVVAIGAAIQAGVLKGDVKDVLLLDVTPLSLGIETLGGVFTRLIDRNTTIPTRKSQVFSTAEDSQSAVTIRVFQGEREMAADNKMLGQFDLVGLPPAPRGVPQIEVTFDIDANGIVQVSAKDKGTGKEQQIRIQASGGLSDAEIQKMVKDAEANAAEDKKRRDLVEAKNRAEGMIHDVEKNLKEHGDKIGADKAVIEQAIADLKGVKDGDDVEAIKAKTDALTQASMKLGEAMYKASQAEAAAGGADAGPSAEAPKGDAPKDEKVVDATFEDVSDKNKKN
- a CDS encoding SRPBCC domain-containing protein, encoding MSKRDANAAAISVTREFDAPPHRLFRWWTEPRHFIRWFGPARTDMPVCDLEPRPGGLLRLCMRYDDGREIWLKGRFREVQEPDRLVFALWFTDEKGAPAAHPMYEDWPLDATFLTTVAFEDAGHRAKLTVHQAVRPLLAAKHPNLLAERDMARQGWVESFERLADLLVDAE
- a CDS encoding nucleotide exchange factor GrpE — protein: MTDPQQPTPEEIPPQTAETPEAADPLAEALARAEAAEAELARVKDGALRAMADAENVKKRAEREIVEREKYAVSGFAKALLAVADNLRRALDTVSADAKAADPVLGKLVEGVELTERELLSAFEKFGVVKLDPVGKPADPNFHQVVAQVDHPTAAPGTVAQVFQAGYTLNGRLLREAMVTVAKGAPAAPGATVDTQA
- the hrcA gene encoding heat-inducible transcriptional repressor HrcA, which gives rise to MRSTPVVPFERKTPTTAAETAGPAVLSAKAADSAIRALDERSRDVFRRVVEAYVETGEPVGSRTLSRQLAERLSPATIRNVMADLQDLGLLYSPHTSAGRLPTDVGLRWFVDGLLEVGRLSSEERDNIEVQCAATGRAPAQVLEQASQMLAGLGQGAGLVIAPKAESPLKHIEFVSLAPGRTLVVLVQGSGLVENRIIETPIGLTPAQLSQAGNFLNARIVGRTLAEARAEIVEQLEAERAALDELSRKVAAEGLAVWSSDDGKPAQDAYLIVRGQSKLLADVHAMEDLERIRRLFEALEQHESLAKILDQAQQAQGVQIFIGAQNELFGLSGCSTVIAPYTDSRARIVGAIGVIGPTRLNYARIIPTVDYTAKIVGRLVG
- the rph gene encoding ribonuclease PH; amino-acid sequence: MRPSGRKNDQLRDVSLEPGFTKHAEGSCLIRFGDTHVLCTASVDEKVPPFLRNSGSGWVTAEYGMLPRSTHTRTDREAAKGKQSGRTQEIQRLIGRSLRSVLDAKALGERQIKIDCDVLQADGGTRTASITGAWVALHQALTKLVVAKTIPAVPLRDHVAAISCGISNGTAVLDLDYVEDSACEVDANFVLTGSQAIVEVQGTAERDPFAKDQLLAMLGLAEKGIGELVALQKKAIAAWAVAN
- the rdgB gene encoding RdgB/HAM1 family non-canonical purine NTP pyrophosphatase, producing MGRRQLTEPTLVIATHNKGKLVEIADLMRPFGVACVSAGDKGVPEPEETGTTFEANAELKALHSARATGLPALADDSGLCVAALNGDPGLYSARWAGPARDFGFAMRKVEEALAAKNAKDRSAFFVACLTLAWPDGHCETFRGEVHGHVVWPPRGDNGFGYDPMFVAENETITFGEMDPARKHGMSHRARAFAELVAGCFAGRRG
- a CDS encoding coproporphyrinogen III oxidase encodes the protein MNEIGPPAEFAVYVHWPFCKSKCPYCDFNSHVRETIDEAAWEQALLAELDYYAALTPNRTITSIFFGGGTPSLMAPRTAAAVLDRIATRWRIADEPEITLEANPNSAEAERFAGFKAAGVERLSIGVQALDDKALKFLGRGHDVREARHAIDRAAALFDRFSFDLIYARPDQNENDWRQELKAALALGPSHLSVYQLTLEAGTRFQQMAARSELVLPSEDRQEALFDATQAALNDAGLPAYEVSNHAKPGHESRHNRVYWRYDDYVGVGPGAHGRITVEGVKRATRQEKAPETWLKQVAERGHGTAEDTPLAPADQADEALMMGLRLVEGIDSRRFERVTGTKLEGDGGMLDTARIDRLVRDGFLVRTQFGFRPTPQGLKLVNALLSALMG